In Vicingus serpentipes, the DNA window TTGCTTGTTCTGCTGATTCAGCTTCGCCAATAACGTTAACTTCTGGACAAAAATCTTCTATTAAAATTTTTAAATTGAACCGAGCATTTTGCTCATCATCAATAATGATTGCGGTAATAGCCATAATATAATAAGTTTAGTTAGTCTTAATAAATGTACGGCATCTCCTAAAAGATGTTTTGCAAATCTATTCATTAGTATGAATAATCAATTAAAAGGTAGCTAAAAAAGATTAACCGGTTTAAAGTGATTTAATTTTATTTATAAAATCGGTAACTCTTGCACGAGCAACAGGCAACATTTCTCCGTTTTTCAATTTAGCAAAATACCCATCTTGATGAATATAATCTGTTAACTGATTTAAGTTGATTATGTATTTTTTATGAATTCGATAAAATTTATTTGGATTTAATATCTCATCATAAATTTTTAAAGTTCGTGTATCGAAAAAATTGGTAGTATCATTAAAATGTAAATTCGTGCAATTCCCTTCTCCTTCTAAATACATTATTGAAGAGTCTTCTATAATTTTTATCCCTTTTAAATGGGTAATAGTAATTTTATTTGATTCACTTTGGTAATGAATATTTTCAGAAAAATTCTTTAAAGATTCTATATAAGTTTGAAGATTACTATTATCTTGTTTAAAGATGGTTTTATAGTGCTTTAATTTATCTACTGCATCTTTTAAGTCTTCAATATCTATTGGTTTTAGAATGTAGTGAATCGAGTTTACATTAAAAGCTTTAATTGCATAATCCTTAAATGCAGTAACAAAAACAATTTGAAAATTTCCTGTTTTCACATCTTCCAACAATTCTAAACCTTCCTCTCCACTTGGCATTCTGATATCTAAAAATACAGCATCTGGTTTTTGATCTGCTAAAAGAATCCTTGCTTCTTCTACATTTTGCCCCATACCGACAACCTCAACTTCAGGACAAAACTCATTTAATAACATTAATAAGTTTTCGCGAGCAAAAAATTCGTCATCAATAATAATGGCTCTGATTTTCTCCACTAGTTAAACCATCTTTTTAAGAAAAACTCTTTTTTTGCTTTGTTTTTATG includes these proteins:
- a CDS encoding LytR/AlgR family response regulator transcription factor, which codes for MEKIRAIIIDDEFFARENLLMLLNEFCPEVEVVGMGQNVEEARILLADQKPDAVFLDIRMPSGEEGLELLEDVKTGNFQIVFVTAFKDYAIKAFNVNSIHYILKPIDIEDLKDAVDKLKHYKTIFKQDNSNLQTYIESLKNFSENIHYQSESNKITITHLKGIKIIEDSSIMYLEGEGNCTNLHFNDTTNFFDTRTLKIYDEILNPNKFYRIHKKYIINLNQLTDYIHQDGYFAKLKNGEMLPVARARVTDFINKIKSL